In a single window of the Hoyosella subflava DQS3-9A1 genome:
- a CDS encoding thioredoxin domain-containing protein: MTAPRRDDSELHQNRLGQSASPYLRQHADNPVHWQEWGEEALNWARERDVPILLSIGYAACHWCHVMAHESFEDDATAQVMNREFVCIKVDREERPDLDSVYMNATMAMTGHGGWPMTCFLTPDGRPFYCGTYYPRQPRGGMPSFTQVLHAIAETWHTRRAEVDQAAGSVQDALQRNADPLPTAEVEITAGILDKVADAIVSDEDTEHGGFGGAPKFPPSATLEGLLRHYERTGRHLPTIERAAEAMARGGIYDQLAGGFARYSVDAGWVVPHFEKMLYDNALLLRFYAHYARRTGSELAKRVAVETAAFLLRDLRTAEGGFASAFDADTDGVEGLTYVWTSQELIDALGLEEGLWAAGVFGVGTTGTFEGSQSVLQLLQDPDDMVRFDRVRTALLEARRTRSQPDRDDKVVTAWNGFAITALAEGGAALGFPEWIIAAKRAAELLLDLHLVDGRLRRASLGGAVGQAVGALDDYAGLAAGLLALFQATGEARWLQAATGLVDTAVTHFADPQAPGSWFDTADDAEVLIARPRDPLDGATPSGASLLADALVTLAALSEPDRAATYAELSASSLQRAAIALARAPRSAGNWFALAEASLHGPIQVAISLPSGSGSDLLDAARHHAPGGAVIVAGEADSSPLLADRPPVDNKPAAYVCRGFVCDRPVVDVPALVAALSSTADGASGQR; the protein is encoded by the coding sequence GTGACGGCGCCCCGGCGCGACGATTCCGAACTCCACCAGAACAGGCTGGGGCAGTCAGCTAGCCCCTACCTGCGGCAGCACGCGGACAACCCGGTTCATTGGCAAGAATGGGGCGAAGAAGCACTCAATTGGGCGCGCGAACGAGACGTCCCGATCCTGCTTTCCATTGGCTACGCCGCATGCCACTGGTGCCACGTCATGGCTCACGAGTCATTCGAGGACGATGCGACAGCACAGGTCATGAACCGCGAGTTCGTGTGCATCAAGGTTGACCGTGAAGAGCGGCCCGACCTGGACTCGGTGTACATGAACGCAACAATGGCGATGACGGGGCACGGCGGCTGGCCGATGACGTGTTTCCTTACCCCCGACGGCCGGCCTTTCTATTGCGGCACGTATTACCCGCGGCAGCCACGCGGCGGGATGCCTTCCTTCACCCAGGTGCTGCACGCGATCGCGGAGACGTGGCACACGAGACGCGCCGAGGTGGATCAGGCTGCCGGTTCGGTGCAGGATGCACTGCAGCGCAACGCCGATCCACTCCCCACGGCGGAGGTCGAAATCACCGCAGGCATTCTGGACAAAGTTGCCGATGCCATCGTCAGTGATGAAGACACCGAGCACGGAGGTTTCGGCGGCGCTCCCAAGTTTCCGCCATCGGCGACGCTCGAGGGGCTTTTGCGTCACTACGAGCGAACGGGCCGTCACCTTCCGACGATTGAGCGCGCCGCGGAGGCGATGGCGCGCGGAGGTATCTACGACCAGCTCGCAGGTGGTTTCGCCCGCTACTCTGTCGACGCCGGGTGGGTCGTTCCGCACTTCGAGAAGATGCTGTACGATAACGCGCTGCTATTGCGGTTCTACGCGCATTATGCGCGGCGAACGGGGTCGGAACTCGCCAAGCGTGTTGCGGTGGAAACTGCGGCGTTCCTTCTGCGGGATCTAAGGACAGCGGAAGGCGGGTTCGCGTCAGCCTTCGACGCGGACACCGACGGCGTTGAAGGTCTCACGTATGTGTGGACTTCGCAGGAATTGATCGATGCCCTCGGGCTCGAAGAGGGTTTGTGGGCTGCAGGGGTGTTCGGGGTGGGCACCACCGGAACGTTCGAGGGATCGCAGTCTGTGCTCCAGCTGCTCCAGGATCCTGACGACATGGTGCGATTTGACCGCGTCAGGACTGCGCTACTCGAAGCGCGACGGACGCGTTCCCAGCCTGATCGTGACGACAAAGTCGTGACGGCATGGAACGGTTTCGCGATCACCGCGCTGGCGGAGGGCGGTGCGGCACTCGGTTTCCCCGAGTGGATCATCGCCGCGAAGCGGGCGGCTGAGCTTCTGCTCGACCTGCACCTCGTTGATGGGCGGCTCCGCAGGGCGTCTCTGGGCGGTGCCGTTGGTCAAGCGGTGGGTGCGCTCGATGACTATGCGGGTCTCGCGGCAGGTTTGCTTGCACTGTTTCAGGCGACGGGCGAGGCGCGCTGGCTGCAGGCCGCGACGGGGCTTGTCGACACCGCTGTTACGCACTTCGCCGACCCGCAGGCGCCAGGAAGCTGGTTTGACACCGCGGATGATGCCGAAGTGCTGATTGCGCGGCCACGTGATCCCCTTGACGGCGCCACCCCGTCAGGCGCATCGCTGCTCGCTGACGCGCTGGTGACGCTGGCAGCTCTCAGTGAACCGGACCGGGCGGCCACATACGCGGAACTTTCTGCTTCGTCGCTGCAGCGCGCGGCTATCGCACTGGCTCGTGCACCGCGCTCGGCGGGGAACTGGTTTGCTCTCGCCGAGGCTTCTCTGCACGGCCCCATCCAGGTTGCTATCTCACTGCCTTCGGGTTCCGGCAGCGACCTGCTTGACGCGGCACGCCACCATGCGCCCGGCGGTGCGGTAATCGTCGCGGGGGAGGCGGACTCATCGCCGCTGCTCGCCGACCGGCCCCCAGTCGACAACAAACCCGCGGCGTACGTATGCCGCGGGTTCGTGTGCGATCGGCCAGTCGTTGACGTTCCGGCGCTGGTTGCAGCGCTTTCGTCTACTGCTGACGGCGCTTCTGGACAGCGTTAG
- the mca gene encoding mycothiol conjugate amidase Mca yields the protein MGGLRLMAVHAHPDDESSKGAATMARYAKEGHDVMVVSLTGGERGDILNPAMDTPGVHQRISEVRKEEMARAAEILGVQHRWLGFVDSGLPEGDPLPPLPEGCFALVPVDVASEALVKVIREFRPHVMITYDENGGYPHPDHIMCHKVSMAAFEAAGDPEQFPDAGKPWEPLKIYYVHGFLRDRIQIFQDDFESRGEPSPFREWLKSWKPRQGDIMGRVTTQITCGEYFPVRDEALRAHATQVDPNGPFFLVPLEMQQRLWPTEEFELAATRVKTAIPETDLFTGISSGDETTSKENERS from the coding sequence GTGGGCGGACTTCGGCTCATGGCGGTTCATGCTCACCCCGACGACGAATCGAGCAAGGGCGCAGCCACGATGGCGCGCTACGCCAAAGAGGGCCACGATGTGATGGTCGTCAGCCTCACGGGTGGTGAGCGGGGTGACATTCTCAATCCAGCCATGGACACCCCCGGCGTGCATCAGCGCATCTCGGAAGTCCGCAAGGAAGAAATGGCCCGCGCCGCCGAGATTCTCGGTGTGCAGCACAGGTGGCTCGGATTCGTGGACTCCGGTCTGCCGGAAGGCGACCCGCTTCCACCGCTCCCGGAAGGCTGTTTTGCGCTCGTTCCCGTCGACGTCGCGAGCGAAGCGCTGGTTAAGGTGATTCGTGAGTTCCGGCCCCACGTCATGATCACGTATGACGAGAACGGTGGCTACCCGCATCCCGACCACATCATGTGCCATAAGGTTTCCATGGCTGCGTTCGAGGCTGCGGGCGATCCGGAACAGTTCCCCGACGCAGGTAAGCCGTGGGAGCCACTCAAGATCTATTACGTCCACGGTTTCCTCCGTGATCGTATCCAGATTTTTCAGGATGATTTCGAGTCGCGCGGCGAACCTAGCCCGTTCCGAGAGTGGCTGAAGAGCTGGAAGCCTCGGCAGGGTGACATCATGGGCCGCGTGACGACGCAAATCACATGCGGCGAGTACTTTCCAGTCCGTGATGAGGCGCTGCGCGCGCATGCTACCCAGGTCGATCCGAACGGGCCCTTCTTCCTGGTGCCATTGGAGATGCAGCAGCGCCTCTGGCCGACGGAAGAGTTTGAACTAGCGGCCACGCGGGTAAAGACAGCAATTCCGGAAACTGATCTATTTACCGGTATTTCATCCGGCGATGAGACGACCTCTAAGGAGAACGAGCGATCGTGA
- a CDS encoding DUF4307 domain-containing protein, with product MSTSRPAPLGRYPSDRSGRRMPRWAVVALATVFVTVLGVVVYLGYRPLVSTPITAERLGFEILDESTLKIRFKVTRDEPGQEVVCVVRARSRDGSETGRREIYVPPSDSDAVEVTTHITTSQPPGMGDVYGCSADVPAYLTR from the coding sequence ATGAGTACTTCGCGACCAGCGCCCCTTGGCCGCTACCCGTCCGACCGGTCCGGACGCCGCATGCCCCGCTGGGCAGTAGTCGCACTCGCCACCGTTTTCGTCACCGTCCTCGGCGTCGTCGTCTACCTGGGCTATCGGCCACTCGTCAGCACGCCGATCACGGCCGAGCGTCTTGGATTCGAGATCCTCGACGAGTCAACTCTGAAGATTCGTTTCAAGGTGACCCGGGACGAGCCAGGGCAAGAGGTCGTGTGTGTGGTGCGAGCTCGCTCACGAGACGGTTCGGAAACCGGCCGGCGGGAAATATACGTCCCGCCGTCGGACAGCGATGCTGTAGAAGTAACCACGCACATCACCACTTCCCAGCCGCCGGGTATGGGCGACGTCTATGGATGCAGCGCGGACGTTCCCGCTTATCTGACGCGGTAG
- the greA gene encoding transcription elongation factor GreA: protein MTDTKVTWLTQESYDRLDRELQTLIANRPKIAAEINARREEGDLRENGGYHAAREEQGQQEARIRQLQELLNNAKVGEAPKESGVALPGSVVKVYYDGDESDTETFLLATREESTSSEQLETYSPSSPLGSALLDAKVGDTREYKLPNGGTMTVTLLSAEPYQG, encoded by the coding sequence ATGACCGACACTAAGGTGACCTGGCTGACCCAGGAGTCATACGACAGGCTCGATCGCGAACTCCAGACGCTCATCGCCAATCGACCTAAGATCGCCGCGGAGATCAACGCGCGCCGCGAAGAAGGAGACCTGCGAGAGAACGGCGGTTATCACGCCGCTCGTGAAGAGCAGGGACAACAGGAGGCGCGCATCCGCCAACTGCAGGAGCTTCTGAACAACGCGAAGGTCGGCGAGGCGCCGAAGGAGTCAGGCGTCGCACTTCCGGGTTCCGTCGTCAAGGTCTACTACGACGGTGACGAATCGGATACCGAGACGTTCCTTCTCGCGACACGCGAGGAAAGCACCTCGAGTGAGCAGCTCGAAACGTATTCTCCGAGTTCGCCGCTCGGTTCGGCACTGCTCGACGCGAAGGTGGGCGACACCCGCGAGTACAAGCTTCCCAACGGCGGCACAATGACCGTCACGTTGCTCAGCGCGGAGCCTTACCAAGGCTGA
- a CDS encoding NADPH-dependent FMN reductase: MSGDVLFIVGSVRPVRVGDQLGEHIVKLFEDAGDARITMVDLRELALPFLDEPKMPALGKYEHEHTKRWSEQVAGSSAVVILTPEYNWGYPASVKNAVDYLYKEWKDKPALLISYGGGGGKRCYEQLLQVLGRVGMQLAETRVNIALRDAYGDDDRLKDAAAIVDRESDVLIKAWQELQALIANKDEL, encoded by the coding sequence ATGAGTGGCGACGTTCTCTTCATAGTTGGCAGTGTCCGGCCGGTTCGAGTTGGTGATCAGCTTGGTGAACACATCGTCAAGCTGTTCGAGGACGCGGGTGATGCGCGGATCACCATGGTTGATCTGCGCGAACTCGCGCTTCCATTCCTGGATGAGCCCAAGATGCCGGCTCTTGGCAAATACGAGCATGAGCACACCAAACGATGGTCCGAACAGGTTGCCGGTTCGTCGGCAGTGGTGATTCTGACACCCGAGTACAACTGGGGTTACCCGGCGTCAGTCAAGAATGCGGTCGACTACCTGTACAAGGAGTGGAAGGACAAGCCCGCGCTGCTCATCAGCTATGGCGGCGGGGGAGGGAAACGCTGCTACGAGCAGTTACTCCAGGTGCTCGGCCGGGTCGGGATGCAGCTTGCCGAAACACGCGTCAACATCGCGTTGCGTGACGCGTATGGCGACGACGACCGGCTCAAGGACGCGGCGGCGATTGTCGATCGGGAGTCAGATGTGCTCATCAAAGCGTGGCAAGAATTGCAGGCGCTTATCGCCAACAAGGATGAGCTGTGA
- a CDS encoding cystathionine gamma-synthase: protein MTVQRGGADQGQKAGFSTTAIHAGFDPDPQTGVVNVPIYASSTFAQDGVGGMRGGYEYARTGNPTRKALEDNLAAIEAGTYGRAFSSGMAATDALLRATLRPGDHLVIPNDAYGGTFRLIDKVFTLWGISYTPAPITDLDAIRAAIRPETKLVWIETPTNPLLNVGDITAIAEIAHEAQAKFVVDNTFASPYLQQPLPLGADVVLHSTTKYLGGHSDVVGGALITDDEELDAAVAFLQNGAGGVPGPFDVFLTMRGIKTLAVRMDRHSDNAEKVVDYLSGHAAISSTLYPGLPEHPGHDVAAKQMRRYGGMVSIRLKGGRAAALDMCARTKVFTLAESLGGVESLIEHPGAMTHASTAGSLLEVPDDLVRLSVGIEDAEDLIADLEQALG from the coding sequence ATGACTGTGCAGCGAGGCGGCGCCGACCAGGGGCAAAAAGCAGGTTTCTCCACCACTGCGATCCATGCGGGATTCGACCCGGACCCGCAAACCGGCGTGGTGAATGTGCCGATTTACGCGAGTTCTACCTTCGCGCAGGACGGCGTTGGCGGAATGCGCGGCGGGTACGAGTACGCGCGGACCGGGAATCCGACACGGAAGGCGCTAGAAGACAACCTCGCCGCGATCGAGGCGGGAACTTACGGCCGTGCCTTCTCGTCAGGAATGGCTGCAACAGACGCGCTGCTGCGTGCGACGCTGCGTCCAGGCGACCACCTCGTCATCCCGAACGATGCGTACGGGGGCACGTTCCGCCTGATCGACAAGGTTTTCACGTTGTGGGGCATCAGCTACACGCCGGCGCCGATCACCGACCTTGATGCGATCCGCGCAGCAATTCGCCCGGAAACGAAACTGGTGTGGATCGAGACACCCACCAACCCGCTGCTGAACGTCGGCGATATCACCGCGATCGCGGAGATAGCGCACGAAGCACAAGCGAAATTCGTCGTGGACAACACTTTCGCGTCGCCATACCTCCAGCAGCCGCTGCCTCTCGGCGCCGACGTTGTGCTCCACTCGACAACGAAGTACCTCGGCGGACATTCCGATGTCGTGGGCGGCGCACTGATTACCGATGACGAGGAACTCGACGCTGCGGTGGCTTTCCTGCAGAACGGAGCGGGCGGCGTTCCCGGGCCATTCGATGTCTTTTTGACGATGCGCGGCATCAAGACGCTGGCCGTGAGGATGGACCGGCACAGCGACAATGCGGAGAAGGTCGTGGACTACCTCTCCGGGCATGCCGCGATCTCAAGCACCCTCTATCCGGGCCTGCCGGAGCATCCCGGTCACGATGTCGCCGCGAAGCAGATGCGCAGGTACGGCGGGATGGTCTCGATCAGACTCAAGGGCGGGCGCGCCGCTGCGCTCGACATGTGCGCGCGAACCAAAGTCTTCACGCTCGCTGAATCGCTCGGCGGCGTCGAATCGCTCATTGAGCACCCTGGCGCCATGACACACGCATCAACTGCCGGTTCGCTCCTTGAGGTTCCCGACGACCTGGTGCGCTTGTCTGTGGGGATCGAAGACGCTGAGGACTTGATCGCCGATCTGGAACAGGCACTGGGCTAG
- a CDS encoding TetR/AcrR family transcriptional regulator, with protein MFTPYMAYRQTDAVKARLAQTRQDIIAAATSLIHDAGYAGCTMTAVAERAGVATGTLYRFFPSKGELFAEVFRMTCAKEVAAASHGAAQHTASRDFESAILAAAETFCTRALRAPRMAYALLAEPVDPLVEAERLSFRSSYTDLFATVVRAGIAVGQLPPQNPRLTGAAIVGAIGEALVYPLGHSSPAPEVIPDVLAFVRRALGAPHP; from the coding sequence GTGTTCACTCCTTATATGGCATACCGGCAAACTGATGCAGTGAAGGCGCGCCTGGCCCAAACCCGGCAAGACATCATCGCGGCTGCAACAAGTTTGATTCACGACGCCGGATACGCCGGGTGCACCATGACAGCGGTCGCCGAACGTGCGGGCGTGGCGACCGGGACGCTCTACCGCTTCTTCCCCAGTAAAGGCGAACTCTTCGCCGAGGTCTTCCGGATGACGTGCGCGAAGGAGGTCGCTGCGGCGTCCCATGGAGCTGCCCAACATACCGCGTCCCGCGATTTCGAATCCGCGATCCTCGCTGCCGCGGAAACATTCTGCACACGCGCGCTGCGCGCCCCCCGCATGGCCTATGCGCTGCTGGCAGAGCCAGTGGATCCCCTCGTCGAAGCGGAGCGCCTGAGCTTCCGCTCGTCCTATACCGACTTGTTCGCGACAGTTGTGCGTGCCGGCATCGCCGTCGGCCAGCTTCCCCCGCAGAATCCCCGCCTCACCGGCGCTGCCATCGTCGGCGCCATCGGCGAAGCACTTGTTTATCCCCTCGGACACAGCTCGCCTGCGCCTGAAGTGATTCCCGACGTGCTCGCTTTCGTTCGCCGCGCGCTCGGCGCGCCACACCCCTAA
- a CDS encoding acyl-CoA dehydrogenase family protein, which produces MPTHSVFNQVPPLAGYNPADYPVIADVLAQAGARGALAELHEVGALAGSDAVIELGDLAEAHHPVLKTHDRYGNRIDEVVYDPSYHQLMRYATGFGLHGSPWSEDRPNAHLIRAAKMLIWGQADPGHLCPISMTYAVIPALRTTPDLARHYEPGLTAKEYDPGLRAPLSKRALIAGMSMTEKQGGSDVRANTTTAVRQSDGTYRITGHKWFTSAPMSDLFLTLAQSDAGVTCFLVPRVLPDGTRNAFSLQRLKDKLGNRSNASSEVEYDNTVGFLVGEEGRGVPTIIEMVNMTRLDCTLATGTLMRVGVQQAVHHAAHRKAFGNYLADQPLMQNVLADLAVEAEGATLAGLWLASLVDNSDERSRALRRIGLAVSKYYVCKRGPIHAAEALECLGGNGYVEESRMPRLYREAPLLSIWEGSGNVAALDMLRALAKQPDTLSVFFDEIEQASGSDHVRTALADLKSQFSDFDTLQYRARHVVGRMAQVLQGALLVRYGNPAVAEAFTRSRLGGEHGNVFGTLPTGIDTGTIIDRATPKVSA; this is translated from the coding sequence ATGCCCACACACTCAGTCTTCAACCAGGTTCCGCCCCTCGCCGGTTACAACCCCGCCGACTATCCCGTCATCGCTGATGTGCTCGCTCAGGCAGGTGCACGAGGTGCCCTCGCGGAACTGCACGAAGTCGGCGCACTCGCAGGCAGCGACGCCGTGATCGAGCTCGGCGACCTCGCTGAAGCCCACCACCCCGTCCTCAAAACGCACGATCGATACGGCAACCGAATCGACGAAGTCGTCTACGACCCGAGCTATCACCAGCTCATGCGGTACGCCACGGGCTTCGGACTCCACGGCTCACCATGGTCCGAGGACCGGCCGAACGCCCACCTCATCCGCGCAGCGAAAATGCTCATCTGGGGGCAGGCAGATCCTGGCCACCTCTGCCCTATATCCATGACGTACGCGGTGATCCCCGCACTGCGCACCACCCCAGATCTCGCCAGGCACTACGAGCCAGGACTGACAGCGAAGGAATACGACCCCGGCCTTCGTGCGCCGCTGTCCAAACGCGCACTGATAGCCGGCATGTCGATGACGGAGAAACAGGGCGGATCCGATGTTCGCGCCAATACAACGACCGCGGTTCGGCAATCTGACGGCACCTACCGGATCACCGGGCACAAATGGTTCACGTCAGCCCCGATGTCCGACCTGTTTCTGACGCTCGCACAATCGGACGCAGGAGTGACATGCTTCCTTGTGCCGCGTGTCCTGCCGGACGGCACCCGCAACGCCTTCTCCCTCCAGCGTCTCAAGGACAAGCTGGGCAATCGGTCAAACGCGTCCAGTGAAGTCGAATACGACAACACCGTCGGGTTCCTCGTGGGCGAGGAAGGCCGCGGCGTCCCCACCATCATCGAAATGGTCAACATGACCAGGCTGGACTGCACCCTCGCGACCGGCACCCTGATGAGGGTGGGCGTCCAGCAGGCCGTCCATCACGCGGCGCACCGCAAAGCCTTCGGCAATTACCTCGCCGATCAGCCGTTGATGCAGAACGTACTGGCTGACCTCGCCGTCGAAGCGGAAGGTGCAACGCTCGCCGGCCTCTGGCTCGCCTCACTGGTCGACAATTCGGACGAACGTTCGCGCGCGCTGCGGCGCATCGGGCTCGCGGTGAGTAAGTACTACGTCTGCAAACGCGGCCCCATCCACGCGGCAGAAGCCCTCGAATGCCTCGGCGGCAACGGTTACGTCGAGGAATCGCGGATGCCGCGGCTCTACCGCGAGGCACCGCTGCTATCGATCTGGGAAGGATCGGGCAACGTCGCAGCGCTTGACATGCTCCGCGCCCTCGCGAAACAGCCAGACACCTTGTCGGTTTTCTTTGACGAGATCGAGCAAGCTTCTGGCTCTGACCATGTCCGCACTGCCCTCGCTGACCTGAAATCCCAGTTCAGCGACTTTGACACGCTGCAGTACCGCGCACGGCATGTCGTTGGCCGCATGGCACAAGTGCTCCAGGGCGCACTGCTCGTCCGGTACGGAAATCCTGCCGTCGCCGAGGCATTTACGCGCAGCAGACTAGGCGGTGAGCACGGTAACGTCTTCGGAACACTGCCTACCGGGATCGATACCGGAACGATCATCGACCGTGCGACACCGAAGGTGTCGGCATGA
- a CDS encoding crotonase/enoyl-CoA hydratase family protein, with protein MSITVSKRGPVTIVTIDRPDVRNAIDHHHARELTEAFHEFDRDDTASVAILYGAGGTFCAGADLKAVARGDVQISQPHEYGPAGMGPTRLLLSKPVIAAVEGYAVAGGLELAIWADLRVADPAAVFGVFCRRWGVPLIDGGTVRLPRLIGHSHALDMILTGRAVEVEEALRMGLVNRVSEPGNVLDTAIDLASKIAAFPQTCMRQDRLSSYEQESLTPQQALVNEWQRGMISISADTFTGAGRFASGEGRHGNFA; from the coding sequence ATGAGCATCACCGTCAGCAAGCGCGGCCCCGTCACCATCGTGACGATTGACCGGCCCGACGTCCGCAACGCGATCGACCATCATCATGCGCGAGAACTGACCGAGGCGTTCCACGAGTTCGATCGTGACGACACCGCATCAGTTGCGATTCTCTACGGTGCTGGCGGGACCTTCTGCGCAGGTGCCGACCTCAAAGCAGTCGCACGAGGGGATGTGCAGATTTCCCAGCCGCACGAGTATGGGCCCGCTGGCATGGGACCCACGCGGCTGTTGCTGAGCAAGCCCGTCATCGCGGCCGTCGAGGGCTACGCTGTCGCCGGCGGACTCGAGCTGGCGATCTGGGCGGACCTCCGCGTCGCGGACCCTGCCGCGGTGTTTGGCGTGTTCTGCCGACGGTGGGGAGTGCCGCTGATCGACGGCGGCACCGTGCGCCTCCCCCGGCTGATCGGCCACTCACACGCGCTGGACATGATCCTGACTGGCCGAGCTGTGGAGGTCGAGGAAGCGTTGCGCATGGGACTCGTAAACCGAGTCAGCGAACCCGGCAACGTTCTCGACACCGCGATCGATCTGGCCAGCAAGATAGCTGCTTTCCCGCAAACCTGCATGCGTCAGGATCGATTGTCCAGCTATGAACAAGAGTCACTCACCCCGCAGCAGGCCCTGGTCAACGAGTGGCAGCGGGGCATGATCTCTATTTCTGCCGATACCTTCACAGGTGCTGGAAGGTTCGCTTCAGGGGAGGGCCGACATGGAAACTTCGCATAA
- a CDS encoding crotonase/enoyl-CoA hydratase family protein: METSHNGDAFGNRPAGWREPSNGLYEGRPEPADEATYPTLTYTRDGRIARITFNRPERGNAITADTPLDLAHAIERADLDPRIHVTVVSGRGKGFCGGYDLGIFAEAGFQAESGQHTEGTVLDPVVQARNHIPGNTWDPMVDYAMMSRFNRGFSSLLHANKPVVAKLHGFCVAGGTDIALYADQIICADDTKIGYPPTRVWGIPAAGMWAHRLGDQRAKRLLLTGDCLTGKQAAEWGLAVESCPVENLDERTEALLERIAMMPINQLIMAKLALNSALIAQGVANSTMISTVFDGISRHTREGYEFQMRSMTEGFRHAVRERDEAFGDGKTESRSDR, encoded by the coding sequence ATGGAAACTTCGCATAACGGTGATGCTTTCGGCAACAGACCCGCGGGATGGCGAGAACCGTCCAACGGGCTCTATGAAGGCAGACCGGAGCCCGCCGATGAGGCCACCTACCCCACACTGACCTACACGCGCGACGGACGCATCGCGCGAATTACCTTCAACCGTCCAGAGCGCGGAAACGCCATCACCGCCGACACCCCACTTGACCTCGCGCACGCCATCGAACGTGCAGACCTCGATCCGCGGATCCACGTCACGGTCGTGTCGGGGCGCGGGAAAGGTTTCTGCGGGGGCTACGACCTCGGTATCTTCGCTGAAGCGGGCTTTCAGGCCGAATCTGGGCAGCACACCGAGGGAACCGTGCTCGACCCAGTTGTGCAGGCACGCAACCATATTCCAGGCAACACCTGGGATCCCATGGTCGACTACGCCATGATGAGCCGCTTCAACCGTGGGTTCTCCAGCCTGCTCCACGCCAACAAGCCGGTCGTCGCGAAGCTGCACGGCTTCTGCGTTGCAGGCGGAACCGATATCGCGCTGTACGCCGATCAGATCATTTGCGCGGATGACACGAAGATCGGCTATCCGCCAACCCGCGTGTGGGGCATTCCCGCCGCCGGAATGTGGGCTCACAGGCTCGGCGATCAGCGCGCGAAGCGACTGCTGCTCACTGGTGATTGCCTCACTGGGAAGCAAGCTGCGGAATGGGGGCTTGCAGTCGAATCCTGCCCCGTCGAGAACCTGGACGAGCGGACGGAAGCGTTGCTGGAACGCATCGCCATGATGCCCATCAACCAGCTGATCATGGCGAAGCTTGCACTCAACAGCGCACTGATCGCTCAGGGAGTCGCAAACTCCACCATGATCAGCACCGTCTTCGACGGTATCTCGCGCCACACCCGCGAGGGGTACGAGTTCCAGATGCGGTCAATGACTGAGGGTTTCCGGCACGCCGTGCGTGAACGTGACGAAGCGTTCGGGGACGGGAAAACAGAGTCGCGCTCCGACCGATGA